Proteins encoded in a region of the Coffea eugenioides isolate CCC68of chromosome 4, Ceug_1.0, whole genome shotgun sequence genome:
- the LOC113768509 gene encoding LOW QUALITY PROTEIN: telomere repeat-binding factor 4-like (The sequence of the model RefSeq protein was modified relative to this genomic sequence to represent the inferred CDS: inserted 1 base in 1 codon) has translation MGNQKQKWTPEEEEALKAGVKKHGTGKWKNILKDPXFAPFLTNRSNIDLKDKWRNVSISTGQISKVKSMAPRIKQSTAIALPITPISAVPILVVEDDAVDDPSKSPQEGRNAPRYDSMIFEAITDIKDPNGSDIGAIVRFIEQRHEVPQNFRRLLSSNLRRLVLKGKLEKVQNCFKMKDAASGAKPPMPKKKDVCSRPSQNFGSVTSIEKLKDAAINAAYRIAEAENKSFVAAEAVREYERAVNIAEDTDSALLLVKDIYDRCSQGQMVLLSCR, from the exons ATGGGGAACCAGAAGCAGAAGTGGACGCCGGAGGAGGAGGAAGCTCTAAAAGCAGGAGTGAAGAAGCACGGCACCGGAAAATGGAAGAATATACTCAAGGACC AGTTTGCCCCTTTTCTCACCAATCGTTCCAACATTGACCTCAAG GATAAATGGCGGAATGTGAGCATTAGTACTGGACAAATCTCTAAAGTTAAATCCATGGCTCCTAGAATAAAACAATCGACAGCTATAGCACTGCCCATTACCCCAATTTCTGCTGTTCCTATTTTAGTTGTTGAGGATGATGCAGTAGATGATCCATCCAAAAGCCCACAGGAAGGAAGGAATGCTCCGCG GTATGACTCTATGATCTTTGAAGCAATTACAGACATTAAAGATCCAAATGGATCTGATATTGGTGCCATTGTTCGCTTTATTGAG CAACGGCATGAGGTTCCCCAAAATTTCAGAAGGTTGTTGAGTTCAAACTTGAGAAGACTTGTTTTGAAAGGCAAGCTTGAAAAG GTCCAGAATTGTTTTAAGATGAAAGATGCAGCATCGGGAGCGAAACCTCCTATGCCCAAAAAGAAAGATGTTTGTTCCAGACCATCACAGAATTTTGGCTCAGTGACCtcaattgaaaaattgaaaGATGCTGCTATTAATGCCGCATACAGGATTGCTGAAGCAGAAAACAAATCATTTGTAGCAGCTGAAGCAGTTAGGGAGTATGAGAGGGCTGTTAATATAGCCGAAGACACAGATTCAGCACTATTACTAGTTAAAGACATCTATGATCGAT GTTCGCAAGGTCAAATGGTCCTCTTGAGTTGCAGATAG
- the LOC113768538 gene encoding eukaryotic initiation factor 4A-8, protein MAGMAPEGSQFDARQYDTRMKELLSADGQDFFTSYDEVHDTFDAMGLQENLLRGIYAYGFEKPSAIQQRGIVPFCKGLDVIQQAQSGTGKTATFCSGILQQLDYGLVQCQALVLAPTRELAQQIEKVMRALGDYLGVKVHACVGGTSVREDQRILLAGVHVVVGTPGRVFDMLRRQSLRSDSIKMFVLDEADEMLSRGFKDQIYDIFQLLPAKVQVGVFSATMPPEALEITRKFMNKPVRILVKRDELTLEGIKQFYVNVEKEEWKLETLCDLYETLAITQSVIFVNTRRKVDWLTDQMRGRDHTVSATHGDMDQNTRDIIMREFRSGSSRILITTDLLARGIDVQQVSLVINYDLPTQPENYLHRIGRSGRFGRKGVAINFVTREDEKMLFDIQKFYNVVVEELPQNVADLLG, encoded by the exons ATGGCAGGTATGGCACCAGAAGGGTCACAATTTGATGCTCGTCAATATGACACCAGAATGAAAGAGTT GCTGTCAGCTGATGGACAGGATTTCTTTACTTCATATGACGAGGTTCATGATACTTTTGATGCTATGGGTCTACAGGAGAACCTTCTTAGGGGTATTTATGCTTATG GTTTTGAAAAGCCCTCTGCAATCCAGCAAAGGGGTATTGTTCCATTCTGCAAGGGTCTTGATGTTATTCAACAAGCTCAATCTGGAACAGGGAAGACTGCTACTTTCTGTTCAGGAATTCTGCAGCAACTTGATTATGGTTTGGTCCAATGCCAAGCTCTAGTTCTGGCACCCACTCGGGAACTTGCACAACAGATTGAAAAGGTTATGCGAGCTCTTGGTGACTATCTAGGTGTGAAGGTTCATGCTTGTGTAGGTGGGACCAGTGTTCGTGAGGATCAGCGCATTCTTTTAGCTGGCGTTCATGTAGTTGTTGGCACCCCTGGTCGTGTTTTTGACATGTTGCGAAGGCAGTCACTTCGATCAGATTCCATTAAAATGTTTGTGCTGGATGAAGCAGATGAAATGCTGTCACGTGGTTTCAAGGATCAG ATATATGACATTTTTCAGCTTCTACCTGCCAAAGTTCAAGTAGGAGTTTTCTCCGCTACCATGCCACCTGAAGCCCTTGAAATCACTAGAAAGTTTATGAATAAGCCAGTCAGGATTTTGGTTAAGCGTGATGAATTAACTCTTGAGGGAATTAAACAGTTTTATGTGAATGTTGAAAAGGAAGAGTGGAAGCTTGAAACTTTATGTGATCTCTATGAGACTCTAGCCATCACCCAGAGTGTGATTTTCGTGAATACTCGACGCAAAGTTGACTGGCTTACTGACCAAATGAGAGGCCGTGACCACACAGTCTCAGCTACGCATGGAGACATGGATCAGAATACCCGGGATATAATAATGCGCGAATTTCGCTCTGGTTCTTCTCGTATTCTCATCACCACTGATCTCTTGGCTCGTGGCATTGATGTCCAGCAAGTATCTCTCGTCATAAATTATGATCTTCCAACTCAGCCGGAGAACTATCTTCATCGCATAGGAAGAAGTGGACGGTTTGGAAGAAAAGGAGTTGCTATAAATTTCGTGACAAGGGAAGATGAGAAAATGTTGTTTGATATTCAGAAGTTCTACAATGTGGTTGTTGAAGAACTTCCACAAAATGTTGCTGATCTCCTTGGATGA
- the LOC113768853 gene encoding uncharacterized protein LOC113768853 produces the protein MQHGEDGYYGDGAASAVAGPLSMHELRSYSTSYTSYIQPPPPPQPPAYAQDLTKDGKMKKSKSRVASSSKSWSFSDPELQRKKRVVSYKAYAVEGKMKGSFRKSFRWIKDVVHGLW, from the coding sequence ATGCAGCATGGAGAAGATGGCTACTATGGAGACGGGGCAGCATCAGCAGTAGCAGGCCCTCTTAGCATGCATGAACTCAGGAGCTATAGCACTTCTTATACATCCTATATCCagcctcctcctcctcctcagcCCCCAGCCTACGCGCAGGATTTAACTAAGGACGGGAAGATGAAGAAAAGCAAGAGCAGGGTTGCTTCCAGTTCAAAAAGTTGGAGCTTTAGTGATCCCGAGTTGCAGAGGAAGAAGAGAGTTGTCAGCTATAAGGCCTATGCTGTTGAAGGCAAAATGAAGGGTTCTTTCAGGAAAAGTTTCAGATGGATCAAGGATGTTGTTCATGGATTGTGGTGA